The genomic stretch GTTATTTTCTTCGCTTATCTGAGTTAAATTGTATACATATGACAGAAGTGGTTTCTGATGAATAAAGCTATTAGTCATTTGGTAACAAATAATATATGTAATGAATTTTGACTTTCCAAAACTGTGCTAGGGACAGATCACTTTTCCTATCAGATATAATTATTGTCTAAAATGACCATGAAGTAGCATCTGTAAATAGTTCTTGATTGGTAATTTGTGAGAAGTATGCTGCAAGTCTCCAATATTTAGACTCCGGATTCAACAGCGTGGTCTTGTGGTATATTGCTGATTATTCTAAGAATATTGCCTGAAGTCTCTAAATCTCTTTCTCTATAAGCAATGCAACATGGTAACTGCTTAAGTTACCTACTACTCCCAATGGCATTAGGCTTCATATAATCTACCTTTAAACAGCTGCAACTTAAACACTGTATCCGAGATACTCACTCTATCCTGCCTTTTTATTCAGCAGAGAGAAAGATCCTTCCACAGGGCAACTTCTCTGACCTGTTTTAGATACCTGGCTTAGAATGAGATAAATCAGCTttgaaaatgcctgtttctctggaagaaaaaaagcctggaaaaatCAGCTCAGAATTAGACACCTGATTTTTAGGTATCTAACTTAGATCAAGCAAATCCTATCCTTTCTAATGAGTAACCCTCTCTTTCTACCACCTATAGAAGTTGAACAAAAAGGAAGTATGATTTCAGTATGACCAAATGCTTTCAAAAACTCAATAAAAATCTTTATGTGCATGAACCTCTGAATAAGTTTGGCGCTCATAGTGAGCTTTGCTCTGCCAAGTGAACTGTGGACCTGTGCAGAAAAAATACTATCAGCCCTTATCTCAGCAGGGAGTTGGGCAATGACAGTGACAATGTGAACAATAAAACAGCTATCAGCTACAGGAGTTTTGAATTGCAGAGCCAATATATTTTTCCGTTATGTAAAAAAGTTGACTACATATCAAGTTATTTGGTTTAACTATCTTCCTTTCATTGTAACTGTAAAAAAATGTACTAAATGCCACTGCAACTTGGTCAGTTCATTTGTCCAAATAAAAGAAGCTATTTGGCCCAAATTCCAAATCACATTTTTTATCCCTTGTTCAGGAAGAAGGTCTTTGGAGTCATTAAGAATTTTGGTGAGCAAGAAATAAGTTAGAACTTGGGGATTTGGGATTAAGAATTcattaagaatttttattttcatatagaCTGAGGGAAGATGACAGCATGTGGTCCTTAGAAAATTCAGAATAGTTTATCGTCAAGGAAACCAAAGAGTCTCCTGTGCAGCCACTGACCCCAAGTGAAACTACAACATGTAGCATATATTTCCAAGCAAAGGTAGCAAGTTCATCTGACAAGGTAATATATCCACAACTGTCTATTCCAGAAGAACCAAGAGGAGAGAAGCTGAAATACTATTGGAGTTGCAGCTGTAACAGGAAAATGGACTGTATTATAGCATTATATCCACTATCACTCCATTTCCATctcagaaaatgaaatggaattGCAGCCGGTGGCTAAGCTGGCTGAGAGGAActgcaccacacatggcagcctACATGGAGCCTGTTAGGCGTGTGCCTCTGTATCTGATAACTACCTGGCATATCACAGGACTTCTTTAATGCATTGCATTCTATTGCTGGGAGCAGTGTGCTCCTCAGAGATCTGGTTTCTGGTGTCAGGAGGTTGTAGCTTCAGCTCAGAAGCCATGGCTTAATGTCAATGAGAAGTTGATTCAAAAACATCTAAATATTCATGAGAACCTCACAACTTGCAGGCAGCGTGTATAAAGTAACCTGGCAGAAGCTGGAATGCTCTCCCTGAACTAATGTGATAAGGACCATAATGAAAGACACAGGTACTAATAATTTTCAGCTGTACTATATTAGCACTGTACCTCAGCCTATGCTTTGGCTTGTATGAAACAAAAGttgtatcattattattttaagcCTTCCACAAGAAATCAGTGAAAGTAAATACTAATGCACTGTGTAATACAGTGTAAAAAACgctagttaaaaaaaagattagtttGAATATAATCTGAGTTAAATCCTTTCTTTCTAATTGCTCCCTGAAACTTTTGCTTAATTAATAAACTTCAAATTAGTTTTCCTTTAGAGAATACAATTGTGATTAGACTAGAAAAACATTGAAGGTAATCTTTCCCACTGCTTGAATCTTTTTGCTTGATGGAAAGAGAAATACAAAGATATATGCAAAACATCATAACCAAAGAACTTGTATTTTTATGAAACCCCCAAAGAATTTAAGGATGAAGTCGGTCAAATCCATCAAAATTAGTTGGTTCAAGGACTGTGGGAAGCTTTTGGTCAAATTCCTTTTCCAATGTTTAACAACTCAGATTTGTGATCATTCACACTATAGTCCTAGTCCCCAACAGATGCTGAGCTGACTAGAAAGGAAAATCATATCCATCTTTGTTACCTTTCCTATCAAACATTGCTTTGTCTCCTGGGGtatcttttcttaaatttcaaaacCATTCCACATGTCAGCTACTGCCACATAAAAGTGTCATGTCTACAGCAGGATTTTGTTTGTGAAAGACTGCTGAGCAAAACCCAACAGGTTCCTCATGCAGGGAACCAGCCCGTGAAAGCACAAGTGGAGCTTTGACCAGTATGGACTCCAGAGTCGCATCCAGTTCCACTGCTTCTTTACCCAATCCAGGGCTTTTGactattttttaatgtcatcagggAAAGCAGTGGCAAGGCCGCTCTTGTGCTCTGTGCCAAGAACTGGATGGTCACGCTAGGTCTGATCTACAGCGATGTGGAATGATCACAGCTTTCAGTATAAATGGGAACACCAGATGCTCGGCCCTTCTGCACGCTAGGTCATTATCTAATATTCATGGAGTCTTTCACACTGTAATCCACTATTCTGCACAGGAAGTTCGGGACTGGGCCGTTTTCCTTACTAAGCAGCAAGGCAATAAAGGGTTTCTGTTTGTAATATAGTTTAAAGCATCTCCTTTACCTACCCTGTCCATCACGCAGTTTAAACTCTTCAGAGCAGTCTGTTAGTACTGACTTGTGCCCTTTTCGGTTTTACTGTGAGTAGGAACCAATGTTAACACCACTGCTTTCACTCAGTTCCACTGACTTTCCCTGCTGAAAAACACCTGCTCCAAGGAGCACATTCACTAAAGTATTAAGAAGTTTGTCAGCTGAATCCGTAGCAGCACTGGGGAATCTCAGACCACTACTCGCTTGGTAGAGCTACAGACTAGAACAAAGAGACAACTTTTTGCTAGGTTGAGGGGATGCTATGTATCCGCACCCCACTCGCTTGTAAAAGTCATTCAGGGTTGTCAGCCATGCTAAAAATAATATCTGACATTCCCTTTCAGAAGTGATTGTCCTGACTGATTCCCCTAGAAACACTTCCATCTAGACATTAGATGGAAGTGTCTAGATGTCTAGTGTTCCACTAGAAcactgccccccccaaaaaaagcacatttcaaaTGTGTATCAATACCAGTTACATCCACCTTATTAAAGTTAAATAAATGTTCTATTTTATCATaacaataatatatttattttaatgtatttataaataacCATGGCCCTTCTGGGATGGCTTGTCACTTGATTTCAGTCTTGTGCTTTGTAACTCGCCTGAGGCAATCAGTTATCCCATAGAAACGCTCCTACTTTTTCCTTCTTATTAGCTAATTATAACCAGAATCTTGGATGTGGTACAACTGTGGGCAGAGCAATGTAATAGTGAAATATGGATATATTCAGTGATAATAAGATTTGACGTAGTGAAATGCTAGCTAAAATGACATGCTTGGCTAAATGTGACCAAATGGGCTTGGGATAGAAAACTGCTAATGTCTTACATAGCTTCAGAAAACGTACCTGAATATAGAAGTCTAATAAAATCAgtgaatgttttcctgtgactaacagaaaaaggaaaaaaaagaaaagaaaaaagagaaaagaaagaaaagaaaagaaaagaaaagagaagagaaaagagaagaaaagaaaaagaaaaatgaatgtgttaattttgtctctgttctgcacttcctcagctttccctctcttcattCCATACCCCATATGTGGCTGGAGTATTTATCTTTAAATAGGAAATTTGTTAGACATATTAGTCTGTAAGGAGCCTTGAAGACTTATGAGATGTTACTGATGTCTACCAAAATAAAATGCTCTACAGGTACCAGCTGCCCCAGAAAACTTTTACTTCTGCTGTTATGCCTGtggttttaataaaataaaatgaatgcatcAGGCATGATGAAAGCCTGAATGCTGTAATAGTAGAGGCATAGCCTGTTCTGTTAGAGGCCTCAGAGAAACACAGTGGCTGGGAAGATTAAGAAGAAGGGTATGGTAATAGGTCAGTAATTTCAACAGGAtaagagaaaaggaagataaaCTGCGATGTCAGAAAAAAGGTGTAATAGGGACTTCAGACTCATTCTTCACAAGAAGGCTACTGATTTGCTAAAACCAAGATTATAATCAGTCTATAAAATACAAACTCTACAGAAATCAGGGACAAACTTCCACTGAAATCCAATGGAGTCAATATTTCTCTGTTAAAATGAGTAAAATTAGAGCAGATATGAGCCAACTAAAAGTATCTGCCATGTCCCACTAAACTAACTCAAACAGGATTGAGTTTAGGGGAACTTTTCACATTGAACAGTCTGCAGAGCAAGTGCACATGGGTGAGAATTTACTAAAGGACTTGGTAGTTTGATTTCTCTCTTAAATTATAAAGGTTAGCTCTGAACTGCATATACTATACTGTCTGTTCTGTTTGTGCTAGAATTGAACGGTAACGATATAAACAATTTATAAGGGCAGAACACAGTGAGTGGTTTCAAAACCCTAGAGACTAGTGAATAATAAATATAGCTTTTGTTAGTACCCTAATACTGTACTAAGTTATATATGATTATTGTTCTAATGTCATTTTTAGAATGCAATGGATATTAAAAGGGAAAGTATGTTTTAAAGGGATTTGTTGAATAAAATAAAGCCTAATTCTGCTGCCACTGACCTCAGTAAGGATGTGGCAAAGCTCTAATTCAGATAAACACTTCTGTGTTATTTATATGTCATGGATATAGGATATGAGACAAAGGAATTAATGTGATTTGTTTATGGCCATGGAGGAAGTCAGTGTTAGAAGTTTCTTTTCTGATCTCTTTGGTTCTGTTCTGTTCAGATTGTGCTGCTGCCCTCATCCTCACAATATCCAATGGCATCCCGAGAGTTATTAAACAGCATAAGTCGTATTTTTTCACATATGATTTGCTTTTGAAAGACTTAGTATTGCAAAAGGTTTGGGTTTAGGGCTGCTTTTTGGACTGGGGTTCTAAAtacttttttgctgtttcttcattttgGATTGGCTTTAGATGTTGTctcaggagagagggagaagacgggaagagtggggttttttgctttgaTTAAAGGTGGATTTTTTGCTGTTCTAGATGTTTTTAGTACCCAAACTGAGATCACATGCCTGCACACTGTACTTGCAATGGAGAGTGGAGAAGTTCAAGGTGGTCCTCAGATCCTGTGTGATTAAGACAGCTCAATCTCTTGCATAAATGCCAACTGTGTAAAGAGTAGCTCCACTGTGTTTGACAAATGCAACTGTGAGCCACAGTCCTAATCCCTGAACTCTCAACAATACTCGATCCAGATTGTTGAACGCTTTAAGACTAAAGGCAGGCATCCCAAGTTCTTTTAGAAATCTTGCAGAGAGCCAGTATAAGGCACACAGGACAGGTTAGCTATCCTTTCGGCAGCTATCCATGGTGTTAAGGTGTTTGGTCCATGGTGCTAAGGAAATGTGTACCTGGGCTTGCACTGTCTGAAGTTTCGCTGGAGCTGATAATTTCATGTCTGGTCCTATGGCAATCTTACAGTCGAGGCAACAGTGAGCGGCGACTATAAAATGAGAGCACATAATCTCCTGCCACAGTGGACCTTTGGGTTCTCAGCTGGCAGGaaactggagctgctgctctaTTTTGCCAGGATGCACACCCAAACAGTTGGAGGAACCAAACCAAACCATTACTTTCACTTTGTTTAGCTGCAAGCTGCCCACTACCCACCAGGGCTAAGCCGCTGAGATACTCGGTCTTCGCAGGCTGGTGGCCACACCGCACGGTCTTGCCACAGGCAGCGGAAGGACAACCCCATTTACAGATATATGtattatatagatatattttttctttttccctgcagtttccaaaaagggggtgggggtaTCGTCTTCCCGCGGTCCGAACGCGCCGCGCAGCTCGCTGATGCGCGCCGGTCCCCGCGCGCTCGCTGCCGCGCCCGTGGCtggggccgccccccccgggccgcgccgcgccgagccgcgccgaggGGGAGTGTCGTGGGCGgtgcgcgcggcgcggcgcggcggcggggcatgGGCAGCCGCGGCACggagcggcgcgggccgggcggcggagccggcggagcgggcgggcggctgggTCGCAGCCGGCGGCCCGGCATGGGGCCCCCGGGCagccgcggcagcagcagcgcccgcGGCAGCCTGCAGGTAAGGGCTGGGgacggcgggggtgggggggaggcgcCGCGTCCTGCCTCCCCAGGGCGACTTCGCAAGGAAGAGCAAAATTAGCAACCGCGCCATTTACATATCTAtctacatatgtattttttctctctctctttctctgagcTCCGATCGCCACAGATCAGAGCGGCCGTGAAAACTTTTAGGTGTTGCTTGCCGGCGCGGGCTGTGGCAAGACTCGCCAGAAAGGGGAAGGGGGGTCCGAAAGGGAGCGAGGAGGCAAAGCCCGCCCGAGGCGGCGGTGCCCGAAGCCGCTCGGCGGAGCCCGTCCCCgaggcggggggctgcgggcgcccgGGCTTccttggcgcagcctctgcgcgGCTTCTCCGCTAACTCCTCTTTTAAGCCGGCGCCAAgccgcgagtggcgtgagcggggggctccggccccgggtgccggggggggccgtgGCCACCGGGCTGCGGGCCGCGGGGCGCGGAGACCTGTCGCCGCTggggcgcggagcgcggcggtGCGCGGGCGGCCGTGTGCCCGgtgcgccggggccgcgggcactGCGGGGACGGCAGGAGTGTGGGAGGGACGGGGGGACGGACGGGGACGCGTTTCGCAGGTGCTGCTGTGGAAAGGGAAGCGGCCAGCAAACGTGTGGGGGTGCCTGGGGGTTTGCTTGGGGAGGGCGCGATGCCTGAGGAGAGGAGTGGGGCGGGCTCGGGGAGGTGTGTGGGGGAGAAGCAGGCAGGTGGCATGTCGGGGGCAgaagtgctgctggggggggtaGGCAGGGTGTCCCCGGGCCATCTCTGGCAGTGCGTGTGCTGAGGGGGATGCAGCTGGTGTTGCCTGGAGGGTGCCGATGGCAATGGTCTGGGAGTAGCTGCTCTGCTAGGAAGGGGTGTGAGAAGAGGGAGagctggggggagagagggagagtggccccaggctgcaggtgctgcaccACCCTGCTCGCAGCTGCCGTGGGGGGGTCagtggggaaggggctgcccccttgctctcctctccttctctaaCGCTGCCCCCTCCTCACACCTCGGTGCCTCTCTTTCCTCAGCACTTgatcctcttcctgctcttcgtCGGACCTTTCAACTGCTTCGCCAGTTACAGCCGGGCCACTGAGCTTTTCTACAGCCTCAACGAGGGGCTGCCAGCCGGCGTGCTCATCGGCAGCCTGGCCCGCGATCTGCGGCTACCGACAGCTGATGGGCAGCGCCCGCCAGCCCTCCAGCCCCCGCTTTCCTTCACCCTGGCCTCCCGTGGCCTGGGCGGCCAGTTTGTGCAGCTGGACAACCGCTCCGGAGAGCTGCACACCTCAGCCTTGGAGATCGACCGGGAAGCTCTGTGTGTGGAGAGCAGTGGGGCTGCCGTCATTGGGGGAACAGCCgctgcctcttcctcctcatcGCCCTCGCCTGAGtcgtgcctgctgctgctggatgtGCTGGTGCTGCCGCAGGAGTACTTCCGCTTGGTGAAGGTGAAGATCGCTATCCGGGATGTCAACGACAACGCGCCGCGCTTCCCTGTGCCCCACATCCGCCTCTCTGTGTCTGAGAATGCACCTGTGAACACCCGCCTGGCCATCGAGCATCCTGCCCTCGATCCCGACGTGGGCACCAATGGTGTCCAGACCTACCGCCTGCGGGATAACTATGGTGTCTTCACCCTGGATGTGGAGGAGAATGAGAGTGGGGAGAGGACCCCCTACTTGATCGTCATGGGAGCTCTGGACAGGGAGGCCAGGGAGGAGTATGTCACGGTCATCGTTGCTGAGGACGGGGGAACCCCTCCGCTTGTGGGCAGTGCCACCCTCACCATTGGCATCAGTGACATCAATGACAACTGCCCCCAGTTCAATGACTCTCAGATCAATGTCACCCTGTATGGGAATTCCACCCTAGGGACACACGTGGCCACAGTCCACGCGATAGACATGGACCTTGGATCCAATGCCCAGATCACCTACTCCTACAGCCAGAAGGTCCCCCAGCCATCCAGAGACTTGTTCCATCTGGATGAAAGCACAGGAGTCATCACACTCTCTGGTAAGGTTGATGGGGACTCTCTGAGGCTCCACAGGCTGATCATACTGGGCAACGGCCCTGGTTGTATCCCTGCGGTGATCACGGTGCTAGTGACCATCATCAAAGTTATGATGAGGCCACCTGAAGTTGTCCCTCGTTTCATAGCTAATGAAGTGGAGGGGGTGGTGTACTTGAAGGAACTGGAACCTATCAACACACCAATAGCATTTTTTACCATCAAAGACCCTGATGAAAAATACAAAGTCAACTGCTATTTGGATGGTGATGGGCCTTTCAGACTGTCACCGTACAAGCCATACAACAATGAATATTTATTAGAGACCACAAAGCCTTTGGACTATGAGACTCAGCAGCTGTATGAAGTCTCAGTAGTCGCGTGGAACTCGGAAGGATTTCATGTCAACAAAATAATCAAAGTACAGGTTCTGGATGACAATGACAACTCACCAGTTTTCTCTCAGCAGCTGATAGAATTATCCATTGAGGAGAACAATGTTCCCAATGCTTTCTTGACCAAACTGCATGCTACAGATGCTGACAGTGGAGAAAGAGGAGAAGTGTCCTATTTTTTAGGGCCTGATGCCCCTTCCTATTTTTCTTTAGATAAAACCACAGGAGTTCTTACAGTTTCCACCCAGctggacagagaagaaaaagagaaatatagaTACACTGTTAAAGCAGTAGATTCTGGATTTCCTCCAAGAGAATCAATAGCAACTGTCGCCATCACTGTATTGGATAAAAATGACAATAGTCCAAGATTTATCAACAAGGATTTCAGCTTTTTTGTACCAGAAAACTTTCCAGGTTTTGGTGAAATTGGAGTTATCAGTGTCACAGATGCTGATGCAGGGCAGAATGGATGGGTTGCCCTTTCAGTTGTGAATGGAAGTGATATTTTTGTCATAGATACTGGCAAAGGGGTTTTGAGAGCCAAAGTCTCCCTCGACAGGGAGCAGCAAAGTTCCTACATTCTGTGGATTGAAGCAGTTGACGGCGGTGATCCTGCCCTGTCCTCTACTGCAAAAATAACTATCCTTCTTCTGGACATAAATGACAACCCCCCTCTGGTCTTGTTTCCTCAATCTAATATGTCTTATTTGTTGGTACTTCCTTCTACTCTTCCTGGCTCTCCCATCACTGAGGTCTATGCTGTTGATAAGGACACTGGCATGAACGCAGTCATAGCCTACAGCATCATAGGAAGAAGAGGCCCTCGACCGGAGTCGTTTCGGATTGACCCTAAAACTGGTAATATCACCTTGGAAGAGTCATTGATGCAAAATGACTATGGCCTCTATCGGTTGCTTGTAAAAGTTAGCGATCACGGTTACCCAGAACCCCTCCATTCCACCGTCATGGTGAACCTCTTCGTCAATGACACTGTTAGCAATGAGAGCTACATCGAAAGTTTGTTAAGAAAGGAGCCTGATATCAATATAGAAGAAAAGCAGCCACAAATATCCGTAGAGCCCACACATAAAAAAATAGAGTCAGCATCCTGCATGCCTACCTTGGTAGCTCTGTCAATAATAAGCTTGGGTTCAATCACCTTAGTAACTGGGATGGGCATTTACATCTGcctaagaaaagggaaaaagcgTCACAGAACAGAGGAAAACTTGGAGGTACAAATCCCATTAAATGGAGGAATTAACCTGCACATGTTGGAAAAGAAACCAATGGAGATTTCTAACATTTGACCTTTCCTTGTGGATAATCAAAACCGACATCTAAAAACCTTGGACAACTCTGAAACAGCTGACTGTGGGTTGTGTTGGCAGAGGTTGCAATGAAGGACCACTAATTTATAACTTAATAATATTATAATTGTAAATAGCTGTTTACagttttttaaattcaaattcagTGTACAGCTTTTTTATGAAACCTTAGTACTAACAGCTAGCACCCTGTCTTTAAAACGTGGACATCATTTGCAGCCTTCATAAATCAATCAGAACAATGATCATAAAAAGGGGGAAGGTAAGACAATTCTTTAAACTCAAGtttgaaaagtcattttaacCACAAGAGGGCATCAGCTGCTCCTGAGCAGAGAACTATTTGAGGTACCGTCCATGAGATAAACACagagtatattttaaatatattggttttaatataaaatatacattgaCATACAGACATTTACACGAAGAAAGAAGTGTCTGTCCTGGTGTATGTACAAGTAAAAGAATAAGGACATCAAAATGCACTAGTAAAATAAACAGAATGTTTATTACCTCACAAGTAAAGCTTATACAGTAGGATAGAAAAGGCATTAACAAGAAGTGCAATTCCTGTTGAGCAAGAATGCAAGATAAAGTAATGAGAATTTGAACTTCTGTGACATATCATCTTTCTTTTGCTACAGATTTCACCTACATTGTCATTTGCTCCAGCAGTCCACTGGtcatttttatggaaaaatgcatttaatatttcTTACAGCAAATATAGAGAAAACTCCATTCTCATCCTCATAAACATGGCCAGATGCAAGGAAGCAAGGGAATGGCTAAATCTTTAGTTGTCACAGAAGTGGTAATATTTTTTGTACTTTGAGCAATCTGTCAGTAGTAGTCCATCAGTTTGGTTGTGTAATAGATTTTTCATGTGATACTTCTGAATCTGATCTGccagatgaaaacaaaaatcacttcATATTATAAGGAATTATAGGACTTAGTTTATACTGACTGTTGCTCCTTTCTGGATTGGTATTTCATGTGAAAGATCTTATTTCTGTCTTTTGGCTACCATTCCTGGctccttttctttggctttgattTTGGATTAGATCCAGAATCTAACTTGTAAGACTGGTGGCATATTTTCTTGATAATTTATTCTTTGCTGTATCCTCTGCAACAAAGCAGCAGGTTTATCAGTGATGTGTCACTTTCATTTCATTGTAAGAGCTGAGAACTATCTTTTGTATGA from Dromaius novaehollandiae isolate bDroNov1 chromosome 1, bDroNov1.hap1, whole genome shotgun sequence encodes the following:
- the PCDH20 gene encoding protocadherin-20, with amino-acid sequence MGSRGTERRGPGGGAGGAGGRLGRSRRPGMGPPGSRGSSSARGSLQHLILFLLFVGPFNCFASYSRATELFYSLNEGLPAGVLIGSLARDLRLPTADGQRPPALQPPLSFTLASRGLGGQFVQLDNRSGELHTSALEIDREALCVESSGAAVIGGTAAASSSSSPSPESCLLLLDVLVLPQEYFRLVKVKIAIRDVNDNAPRFPVPHIRLSVSENAPVNTRLAIEHPALDPDVGTNGVQTYRLRDNYGVFTLDVEENESGERTPYLIVMGALDREAREEYVTVIVAEDGGTPPLVGSATLTIGISDINDNCPQFNDSQINVTLYGNSTLGTHVATVHAIDMDLGSNAQITYSYSQKVPQPSRDLFHLDESTGVITLSGKVDGDSLRLHRLIILGNGPGCIPAVITVLVTIIKVMMRPPEVVPRFIANEVEGVVYLKELEPINTPIAFFTIKDPDEKYKVNCYLDGDGPFRLSPYKPYNNEYLLETTKPLDYETQQLYEVSVVAWNSEGFHVNKIIKVQVLDDNDNSPVFSQQLIELSIEENNVPNAFLTKLHATDADSGERGEVSYFLGPDAPSYFSLDKTTGVLTVSTQLDREEKEKYRYTVKAVDSGFPPRESIATVAITVLDKNDNSPRFINKDFSFFVPENFPGFGEIGVISVTDADAGQNGWVALSVVNGSDIFVIDTGKGVLRAKVSLDREQQSSYILWIEAVDGGDPALSSTAKITILLLDINDNPPLVLFPQSNMSYLLVLPSTLPGSPITEVYAVDKDTGMNAVIAYSIIGRRGPRPESFRIDPKTGNITLEESLMQNDYGLYRLLVKVSDHGYPEPLHSTVMVNLFVNDTVSNESYIESLLRKEPDINIEEKQPQISVEPTHKKIESASCMPTLVALSIISLGSITLVTGMGIYICLRKGKKRHRTEENLEVQIPLNGGINLHMLEKKPMEISNI